In Haloarchaeobius litoreus, the following are encoded in one genomic region:
- a CDS encoding CDC48 family AAA ATPase: MNEVQLEVAKAYPNDSGRGIARLDPDTLLHLKLSPGDIIEIEGADTTAAKVWRADRQDWNTDTVRIDGFTRQNADVGIGERVTIRKAEATKAETLVLAPPEEASVQFGSDAAGMVKRQILKRPVVERDIVPVMSSTNHPFMRSPGQAIPLIAVETEPEGVVLITEDTEVELREEPISGFEKTGGGITYEDIGGLQGEIQRVREMVELPMKHPQIFKKLGIEPPQGVLLHGPPGTGKTLLAKAVANETSASFFSIAGPEIISKYYGESEQQLREIFEDASEESPSIIFIDELDSIAPKREDVTGEVERRVVAQLLTMMDGLEARGQVIVIAATNRVDSVDPALRRPGRFDREIEIGVPDEVGREEILQIHTRGMPLSDDVNLSHLADETHGFVGADIESLTKEAAMKALRRYLPEIDLDEEDIPPSLIDRMIVKRQDFRGALNEVEPSAMREVLVELPKITWDDVGGLQDAKDNIEESIEWPLNQAEKFQRMGIDPPKGVLLYGPPGTGKTLMAKAVANETNANFISVRGPQLLSKWVGESEKAIRQTFRKARQVAPTVIFFDELDSLAPGRGGEMGSNVSERVVNQLLTELDGLEEMGDVMVIGATNRPDMIDPALIRSGRFDRLVMVGQPDVEGREQILKIHTEDTPLATDVSLRELAELTDGYVGSDLESIAREAAIEALREDEDAESVDMRHFRSAMENVRPTITEDILDYYEQMEDEFKGGTADVGPDRRGGRIGFQ, translated from the coding sequence ATGAACGAAGTTCAACTGGAGGTTGCCAAGGCGTACCCGAACGACTCGGGGCGCGGTATCGCCAGGCTCGACCCGGATACGCTGTTACATCTGAAGTTGAGTCCCGGCGACATCATCGAGATCGAGGGTGCAGACACCACCGCGGCCAAGGTGTGGCGTGCGGACCGGCAGGACTGGAACACCGATACGGTGCGCATCGACGGGTTCACCCGTCAGAACGCTGACGTTGGAATCGGCGAACGGGTGACAATCCGGAAGGCGGAGGCGACGAAGGCGGAGACGCTCGTGCTCGCACCGCCCGAGGAGGCGTCGGTGCAGTTCGGCTCCGACGCGGCCGGCATGGTCAAGCGACAGATACTGAAGCGGCCCGTCGTCGAGCGCGACATCGTCCCGGTGATGTCGAGCACGAACCACCCCTTCATGCGCTCGCCCGGCCAGGCCATCCCGCTCATCGCGGTCGAGACCGAGCCGGAGGGCGTCGTCCTCATCACCGAGGACACCGAGGTCGAGCTGCGCGAGGAGCCCATCTCGGGCTTCGAGAAGACCGGCGGCGGCATCACGTACGAGGACATCGGCGGACTCCAGGGCGAGATACAGCGGGTCCGCGAGATGGTCGAGCTGCCGATGAAGCACCCCCAGATCTTCAAGAAGCTCGGCATCGAGCCGCCCCAGGGGGTGCTGCTCCACGGCCCGCCCGGCACGGGCAAGACGCTGCTCGCGAAGGCGGTCGCCAACGAGACCTCCGCCAGCTTCTTCTCCATCGCTGGCCCGGAGATCATCTCGAAGTACTATGGCGAGTCCGAGCAACAGCTCCGCGAGATATTCGAGGACGCGAGCGAGGAGTCGCCCTCCATCATCTTCATCGACGAGCTCGACTCCATCGCGCCCAAGCGCGAGGACGTGACCGGCGAGGTCGAACGCCGCGTCGTCGCCCAGCTGCTGACGATGATGGACGGGCTGGAGGCCCGGGGCCAGGTCATCGTCATCGCGGCGACGAACCGCGTCGACTCCGTCGACCCCGCGCTCCGTCGTCCCGGCCGGTTCGACCGCGAGATCGAGATCGGCGTGCCCGACGAGGTGGGTCGCGAGGAGATCCTCCAGATCCACACGCGCGGCATGCCGCTGTCGGACGACGTGAACCTCTCCCACCTGGCCGACGAGACCCACGGCTTCGTGGGCGCGGACATCGAGAGCCTGACGAAGGAGGCCGCGATGAAGGCGCTGCGCCGGTACCTCCCCGAGATAGACCTCGACGAGGAGGACATCCCGCCGAGCCTCATCGACCGGATGATCGTCAAGCGCCAGGACTTCCGCGGCGCGCTCAACGAGGTCGAGCCGAGCGCGATGCGCGAGGTGCTCGTCGAGCTCCCGAAGATCACCTGGGACGACGTCGGTGGCCTGCAGGACGCCAAGGACAACATCGAGGAGTCCATCGAGTGGCCGCTGAACCAGGCCGAGAAGTTCCAGCGGATGGGCATCGACCCGCCGAAGGGCGTGCTGCTCTACGGTCCGCCCGGCACTGGGAAGACGCTGATGGCGAAGGCGGTCGCCAACGAGACGAACGCGAACTTCATCAGCGTGCGTGGCCCGCAGCTGCTCTCGAAGTGGGTCGGGGAGAGCGAGAAGGCCATCCGGCAGACGTTCCGGAAGGCCCGGCAGGTGGCCCCGACGGTCATCTTCTTCGACGAGCTCGACTCGCTCGCGCCCGGCAGGGGCGGCGAGATGGGGTCGAACGTCTCCGAGCGCGTCGTCAACCAGCTCCTGACCGAGCTCGACGGGCTGGAGGAGATGGGCGACGTGATGGTCATCGGCGCGACCAACCGTCCGGACATGATCGACCCGGCGCTCATCCGCTCGGGCCGGTTCGACCGCCTCGTGATGGTCGGCCAGCCCGACGTCGAGGGCCGCGAGCAGATCCTCAAGATCCACACCGAGGACACGCCGCTCGCGACCGACGTGAGCCTGCGCGAGCTCGCCGAGCTCACGGACGGGTACGTCGGCTCCGACCTGGAGTCCATCGCCCGCGAGGCCGCCATCGAGGCCCTGCGCGAGGACGAGGACGCCGAGTCCGTCGACATGCGCCACTTCCGTTCGGCCATGGAGAACGTCCGGCCCACCATCACCGAGGACATCCTCGACTACTACGAGCAGATGGAGGACGAGTTCAAGGGCGGTACCGCGGACGTCGGCCCGGACCGTCGCGGCGGCCGCATCGGCTTCCAGTAA
- a CDS encoding DMT family transporter produces MSRYRNVALFLLLAAVWGSAFMAIKAGVEFIPPVLFAALRYDIAGVLMLGYAVVAVDDWYPTTRAGWMEVAIGGVFMIAAYHALLFVGETGPVSSAAAAVLVALSPVLTTAFARLLLPNEPVTASTWLGMFLALVGVVVLMNPDPGRLLTDAVVSKSLVFGAAAAFALGSVLTRRVDGGLPIETMEAWSMLLGAALMHVLSAAMPSESFAMVEWNLTAVLSLAYLAVAASAVGFLIYFDLLDRLGPVEINMVSYVAPVFAALSGWLVLREPITLATVVGFVVIFAGFIVVKRRAVAREVELLGTS; encoded by the coding sequence GTGTCCCGGTACCGCAACGTCGCGCTGTTCCTGCTGCTGGCGGCCGTCTGGGGGAGCGCGTTCATGGCCATCAAGGCAGGCGTCGAGTTCATCCCGCCGGTGCTGTTCGCCGCGCTCCGGTACGACATCGCGGGCGTGCTGATGCTCGGCTACGCCGTCGTCGCCGTCGACGACTGGTACCCGACGACGCGGGCGGGCTGGATGGAGGTCGCCATCGGCGGCGTGTTCATGATCGCGGCCTACCACGCGCTGCTGTTCGTCGGGGAGACGGGCCCCGTCAGCAGCGCCGCGGCGGCCGTGCTCGTCGCGCTCTCGCCCGTGCTGACGACCGCCTTCGCCCGCCTGCTCCTGCCGAACGAGCCCGTGACCGCCTCGACGTGGCTCGGGATGTTCCTCGCGCTCGTCGGCGTCGTCGTCCTGATGAACCCCGACCCCGGGCGACTGCTGACCGACGCCGTCGTCTCGAAGTCGCTCGTCTTCGGTGCGGCCGCCGCGTTCGCCCTCGGGAGCGTGCTCACCCGGCGGGTCGACGGCGGTCTGCCCATCGAGACGATGGAGGCCTGGTCGATGCTGCTCGGCGCGGCGCTGATGCACGTCCTGAGCGCCGCGATGCCCTCGGAGTCGTTCGCGATGGTCGAGTGGAACCTCACCGCCGTCCTCTCGCTGGCGTACCTCGCGGTCGCCGCGAGCGCGGTCGGCTTCCTGATCTACTTCGACCTGCTCGACCGGCTCGGTCCCGTCGAGATAAACATGGTCTCCTACGTCGCGCCGGTGTTCGCGGCGCTTTCGGGCTGGCTGGTGCTCCGTGAGCCCATCACGCTCGCCACCGTCGTCGGCTTCGTCGTCATCTTCGCCGGCTTCATCGTGGTGAAACGACGCGCCGTCGCGCGGGAGGTCGAACTGCTCGGCACGAGCTAG
- a CDS encoding ribonuclease H → MAAHGRPALRDLFDESPTPHIAHPPETHHRDFYVATDGSYRDDRPGGLGAVIETRDGTRVARVASSDSPPDNNVAEYRALHLGLDVLAARAPPTARVGILVDHDDLAANVNNALLAARHPDWEPTMRLDVPDASVNHWRGIRARISGFAEARAARIHSDQNPAHPLANDPSRYGHVNREPDRCVLPEPVEPSRTTGPQYPPPSRADRNASD, encoded by the coding sequence ATGGCCGCCCACGGCCGACCCGCATTGCGGGACCTGTTCGACGAGTCGCCGACGCCGCATATCGCCCACCCGCCCGAAACGCACCATCGAGACTTCTACGTGGCCACAGACGGTTCCTACAGAGACGACCGTCCCGGCGGGCTGGGTGCCGTCATCGAGACACGCGACGGCACGCGTGTCGCCCGCGTCGCGTCGTCCGACTCGCCGCCGGACAACAACGTCGCCGAGTACCGTGCACTCCACCTCGGACTCGACGTACTCGCCGCACGCGCACCACCGACGGCACGCGTCGGCATCCTCGTCGACCACGACGACCTCGCCGCGAACGTCAACAACGCACTGCTCGCGGCCCGGCACCCCGACTGGGAGCCGACGATGCGCCTCGACGTCCCCGACGCCAGCGTGAACCACTGGCGGGGTATCCGTGCCCGCATCTCCGGCTTCGCCGAGGCTCGCGCCGCACGCATCCACTCGGACCAGAACCCGGCGCACCCGCTGGCCAACGACCCGTCACGATACGGGCACGTCAACCGGGAGCCGGACCGCTGCGTGCTCCCAGAGCCCGTGGAGCCGTCGCGGACGACGGGGCCGCAGTACCCACCGCCGTCCCGCGCGGACCGCAACGCCTCGGACTAG
- a CDS encoding ATP-binding protein, with product MSDEDDGLAVGDDESVRFPTADVLTGRGFVTGKSGAGKSNTASVVAEELLERGRGLLVVDTDAEYYGLAERYEMLTVGSGEHCDLDPRDVEPDSLAQLAVEENVPILFDVSELGAETDELLKAVLDALFAAEKTARHPYLVLVEEVHEFLPERGGSDDLSETLIRIAKRGRKRGLGICGLSQRPASVSKDFITQCDWLVWHRLTWDNDTAVVDRVAGSEAAEDVQSLADGEALVMADWEPSLRRVQFRRKHTADAGATPDLSEGRSTLPAIGGDVVARARRQDASGGGPADEDDAADAERSDLPVADESASAAGGNQSGRRGRRSRRSASGGGDLAETSPAGALAELGDLVVHVFRFFVTSGIWAVDAVEEWLVDWYGVRRHGRLLARALVALAFAVLFLLPLGLATVL from the coding sequence ATGAGCGACGAGGACGACGGGCTGGCGGTCGGAGACGACGAGAGCGTCCGATTCCCGACGGCGGACGTGCTCACCGGCCGGGGGTTCGTCACCGGGAAGTCCGGCGCGGGCAAGTCGAACACCGCGAGCGTCGTCGCCGAGGAGCTGCTGGAGCGCGGGCGCGGGCTGCTCGTCGTCGACACCGACGCCGAGTACTACGGGCTGGCCGAGCGCTACGAGATGCTGACCGTGGGCTCCGGGGAGCACTGCGACCTCGACCCGCGCGATGTCGAGCCCGACTCGCTCGCGCAGCTAGCGGTCGAGGAGAACGTCCCCATCCTGTTCGATGTCTCGGAGCTCGGCGCGGAGACCGACGAGCTCCTGAAGGCCGTGCTCGACGCGCTGTTCGCCGCGGAGAAGACGGCCAGGCACCCGTACCTCGTGCTCGTCGAGGAGGTCCACGAGTTCCTGCCCGAGCGCGGCGGGTCGGACGACCTCTCGGAGACGCTGATCCGCATCGCCAAGCGCGGACGCAAGCGCGGGCTTGGCATCTGTGGGCTCTCGCAACGCCCCGCCTCGGTGTCGAAGGACTTCATCACGCAGTGCGACTGGCTCGTCTGGCACCGGCTCACCTGGGACAACGACACGGCGGTCGTCGACCGCGTCGCGGGCTCGGAGGCTGCCGAGGACGTGCAGTCCCTCGCGGACGGTGAGGCGCTGGTGATGGCCGACTGGGAGCCGTCGCTCCGGCGGGTGCAGTTCCGGCGCAAGCACACCGCCGACGCCGGTGCGACGCCGGACCTCTCGGAGGGCCGGTCGACGCTGCCGGCCATCGGTGGCGACGTGGTCGCACGTGCCCGTCGGCAGGACGCATCCGGTGGGGGGCCGGCCGACGAAGACGACGCTGCGGACGCGGAGCGAAGCGACCTGCCGGTCGCCGACGAGAGCGCGAGCGCTGCCGGTGGGAATCAGTCGGGCCGGCGGGGCCGACGCTCCCGGCGGTCCGCCAGCGGCGGCGGCGACCTCGCCGAGACGTCGCCAGCCGGCGCGCTCGCGGAGCTGGGCGACCTGGTCGTCCACGTCTTCCGCTTCTTCGTGACGAGCGGCATCTGGGCGGTCGACGCCGTCGAGGAGTGGCTCGTGGACTGGTACGGGGTGCGACGCCACGGCCGGTTGCTCGCCCGGGCGCTGGTCGCCCTCGCCTTCGCCGTCCTGTTCCTGCTCCCGCTCGGACTGGCGACGGTGCTGTGA
- a CDS encoding NADP-dependent malic enzyme encodes MGLDEDSLDYHEAEPPGKLEISTTKPTNTQRDLSLAYSPGVAEPCRRIADNPDDAYKYTAKGNLVGVISNGSAVLGLGDIGAQASKPVMEGKGVLFKRFADIDVFDIELDQDDPEKIIEAVSSMEPTFGGINLEDISAPECFTIEETLREEMDIPVFHDDQHGTAIISGAALLNAAEIAGKELADLDIVFSGAGASALATARFYVSLGAKRENITMCDSSGIITEARAEAGDVNKYKQEFARDIDEGGLADAMAGSDVFVGLSIGGLVDQEMVRSMGDNPIVFAMANPDPEIGYEAAKEARVDTVIMATGRSDYPNQVNNVLGFPFIFRGALDVRATEINEEMKVAAARALAELSKQDVPDAVVKAYGDQPLQFGPDYIIPKPLDPRVLFEVAPAVAKAAMDSGCARQELDLEAYEERLEARLGKSREMMRVVLNKAKSDPKRIALAEGADEKMIRAAYQLEEQGIAEPVLIGNENRITKTTERLGLDFEPTIANPRADDDDRHEDYAERLYQVRKRKGLTKSEAEDLIRRDSNYYGSVMVECGDADALLTGLTHHYPSALRPPLQVIGTAENADYAAGVYMLTFKNRVIFCADTTVNQDPDAKVLAEVADHTAELARSFNVDPRVAMLSYSNFGSVDNPGTRKPRRAAEMLRNDGDVDYPVDGEMQADTAVVEEILEGTYEFSDLEEPANVLVFPNLEAGNIGYKLLQRLGGAEAIGPMLVGMDKPVHVLQRGDEVKDIVNLAGVAVVDAQQNE; translated from the coding sequence ATGGGACTCGACGAGGATTCACTGGACTACCACGAGGCGGAACCACCGGGGAAGCTGGAGATATCGACGACGAAACCGACGAACACACAGCGCGACCTCTCACTGGCGTACTCGCCCGGCGTGGCCGAACCGTGCCGACGCATCGCCGACAACCCCGACGACGCGTACAAGTACACCGCGAAGGGGAACCTCGTCGGCGTCATCTCCAACGGCTCGGCCGTCCTCGGCCTCGGCGACATCGGCGCGCAGGCCAGCAAGCCGGTCATGGAGGGCAAGGGCGTGCTGTTCAAGCGCTTCGCCGACATCGACGTGTTCGACATCGAGCTCGACCAGGACGACCCCGAGAAGATCATCGAGGCCGTCAGCTCGATGGAGCCGACCTTCGGGGGCATCAACCTGGAGGACATCTCCGCGCCCGAGTGCTTCACCATCGAGGAGACGCTCAGGGAGGAGATGGACATCCCCGTCTTCCACGACGACCAGCACGGCACCGCCATCATCTCCGGGGCAGCGCTGCTGAACGCCGCCGAGATCGCGGGCAAGGAGCTCGCGGACCTCGACATCGTCTTCTCCGGCGCGGGGGCGTCCGCGCTGGCGACGGCGCGGTTCTACGTCTCCCTCGGCGCGAAGCGGGAGAACATCACGATGTGTGACTCCTCGGGCATCATCACGGAGGCCCGCGCCGAGGCCGGCGACGTGAACAAGTACAAACAGGAGTTCGCCCGCGACATCGACGAGGGAGGGCTCGCCGACGCGATGGCGGGCTCGGACGTGTTCGTCGGGCTCTCCATCGGCGGGCTGGTCGACCAGGAGATGGTCCGCTCGATGGGCGACAACCCCATCGTCTTCGCGATGGCGAACCCGGACCCCGAGATCGGCTACGAGGCGGCGAAGGAGGCCCGCGTCGACACCGTCATCATGGCGACCGGGCGTTCGGACTACCCGAACCAGGTGAACAACGTGCTCGGCTTCCCCTTCATCTTCCGCGGCGCGCTCGACGTGCGTGCGACGGAGATCAACGAGGAGATGAAGGTCGCCGCCGCGCGCGCCCTCGCCGAGCTGTCGAAGCAGGACGTCCCCGACGCGGTCGTCAAGGCCTACGGCGACCAGCCGCTGCAGTTCGGCCCGGACTACATCATCCCGAAGCCGCTCGACCCGCGCGTGCTGTTCGAGGTCGCACCTGCCGTCGCGAAGGCCGCGATGGACTCGGGCTGCGCCCGACAGGAGCTCGACCTTGAGGCGTACGAGGAGCGCCTCGAGGCCCGCCTGGGCAAGTCCCGAGAGATGATGCGCGTCGTGCTGAACAAGGCGAAGTCCGACCCCAAGCGCATCGCGCTCGCGGAGGGTGCCGACGAGAAGATGATCCGCGCGGCGTACCAGCTCGAGGAGCAGGGCATCGCCGAACCGGTCCTCATCGGCAACGAGAATCGCATCACGAAGACGACCGAGCGCCTGGGGCTCGACTTCGAGCCGACCATCGCGAACCCCCGTGCCGACGACGACGACCGCCACGAGGACTACGCGGAGCGACTCTACCAGGTGCGAAAGCGCAAGGGGCTGACGAAGAGCGAGGCCGAGGACCTCATCCGTCGCGACTCGAACTACTACGGCAGCGTGATGGTCGAGTGCGGCGACGCCGACGCGCTCCTGACCGGGCTCACCCACCACTACCCCTCGGCCCTGCGCCCGCCGCTGCAGGTCATCGGCACCGCCGAGAACGCCGACTACGCCGCCGGCGTCTACATGCTGACGTTCAAGAACCGCGTCATCTTCTGCGCCGACACGACGGTCAATCAGGACCCCGACGCGAAGGTGCTCGCGGAGGTCGCCGACCACACCGCAGAGCTCGCCCGCAGCTTCAACGTCGACCCGCGCGTCGCCATGCTCTCGTACTCCAACTTCGGGAGCGTCGACAACCCCGGGACGCGCAAGCCCCGCCGTGCCGCCGAGATGCTCCGGAACGACGGCGACGTGGACTACCCGGTCGACGGCGAGATGCAGGCCGACACTGCCGTCGTCGAGGAGATCCTCGAGGGAACCTACGAGTTCTCGGACCTCGAGGAGCCCGCGAACGTGCTCGTCTTCCCGAACCTCGAGGCGGGCAACATCGGCTACAAGCTCCTCCAGCGCCTCGGCGGCGCGGAGGCCATCGGCCCGATGCTCGTGGGGATGGACAAGCCGGTCCACGTGCTCCAGCGGGGCGACGAGGTCAAGGACATCGTGAATCTGGCCGGCGTGGCGGTCGTCGACGCACAGCAGAACGAGTAG
- a CDS encoding COX15/CtaA family protein — protein sequence MNWLDRRNVAILGAVTTGLTFLLILLGVYTAATGTGLTCQGRWPLCGGPLFGLLPPNVASYPEWIHRFVASITGFFILGTAYGAWKAFDSRRIHAAVAISIAVLPVQVLLGRQTVVTYTAGVQTLHHGAAMVIFAGLVGATAWMFDRSGEDGTTATAEREGTTRAVDAD from the coding sequence ATGAACTGGCTCGACCGCCGGAACGTCGCCATCCTCGGCGCTGTGACGACGGGGCTGACGTTCCTGCTCATCCTGCTCGGCGTGTACACGGCTGCGACGGGGACGGGGCTCACATGCCAGGGCCGCTGGCCGCTCTGTGGCGGGCCCCTGTTCGGCCTGCTGCCGCCGAACGTGGCGTCGTACCCCGAGTGGATCCACCGGTTCGTCGCCTCCATCACCGGGTTCTTCATCCTCGGGACGGCCTACGGCGCGTGGAAGGCGTTCGACAGCCGGCGTATCCACGCCGCGGTCGCCATCTCCATCGCCGTCCTGCCGGTGCAGGTGCTCCTCGGTCGGCAGACCGTCGTGACCTACACCGCGGGCGTCCAGACGCTCCACCACGGCGCGGCGATGGTCATCTTCGCCGGCCTCGTCGGCGCGACCGCGTGGATGTTCGACCGCAGCGGGGAGGACGGGACGACCGCGACGGCGGAGCGCGAGGGGACGACGCGGGCCGTCGACGCGGACTGA
- a CDS encoding transporter substrate-binding domain-containing protein codes for MDRRSYLKASGAAVTTISLAGCVDSLSGGGSGGENTIIPGTASGFPPFEMKEGDEVVGFDIDLLEAVVDETDYELAAWEDLNSFDSLIPSLRNGNIDVIAAAMTITPDRDENIDFSDPYYSANQSILVREGGDFQPSELSDLQGRQVGSQSGTTGEGVLQGMIEDGDFQESNYNAYDTYVLAVTDLENGNIDAVVLDEPVAASFASERSVSVAFVYETGEQYGFGIRSGESELQSALNDGLATVREDGTYQDLTAEWFGE; via the coding sequence ATGGATAGACGTAGCTATCTCAAGGCGAGTGGTGCAGCAGTGACGACGATCTCTCTCGCGGGCTGTGTGGACTCCCTCAGCGGTGGCGGGAGTGGCGGGGAGAACACGATAATCCCGGGGACAGCGTCGGGCTTCCCACCGTTCGAGATGAAGGAGGGCGACGAGGTCGTCGGCTTCGACATCGACCTGCTCGAGGCGGTCGTCGACGAGACCGACTACGAGCTCGCGGCCTGGGAGGACCTGAACTCGTTCGACTCGCTCATCCCGTCGCTCCGCAACGGTAACATCGACGTCATCGCCGCCGCGATGACCATCACACCGGACCGTGACGAGAACATCGACTTCAGCGACCCGTACTACAGCGCGAACCAGTCCATCCTCGTGCGCGAGGGCGGCGACTTCCAGCCCTCGGAGCTGTCCGACCTGCAGGGCCGTCAGGTCGGCTCCCAGTCCGGGACGACCGGCGAGGGCGTCCTCCAGGGGATGATAGAGGACGGCGACTTCCAGGAGTCGAACTACAACGCCTACGACACGTACGTGCTCGCGGTGACCGACCTCGAGAACGGCAACATCGACGCGGTGGTCCTCGACGAACCGGTCGCGGCGTCGTTCGCGTCCGAGCGCAGCGTCAGCGTCGCGTTCGTCTACGAGACGGGCGAGCAGTACGGCTTCGGGATCCGGAGCGGCGAGAGCGAGCTGCAGTCCGCGCTCAACGACGGGCTCGCGACGGTGCGTGAGGACGGCACCTACCAGGACCTGACGGCGGAGTGGTTCGGCGAGTAA
- a CDS encoding amino acid ABC transporter permease: MLLEATVVTVQLTFVSIVLGFLIGLPAGIAEVYAPAWLRVPVETVGVVVRAVPILVILIYMFYVFSVSSSPFIAATFALGLRSGAYQSQIFRGAIQSVGEGQMEAARSVGMSKLEAIVYVIVPQALRRSIPGFQNEFTIVLKDTSIAIILGVTELLGTAEDLFLQQNRTGTALELILAISLVYFVLTVSTNRGLEFAGDYFGVPTGEGA, encoded by the coding sequence ATGCTGCTGGAGGCGACAGTCGTCACCGTCCAGCTGACGTTCGTCTCCATCGTCCTCGGGTTCCTCATCGGGCTCCCGGCTGGCATCGCGGAGGTGTACGCGCCAGCGTGGCTCCGCGTCCCCGTCGAGACCGTCGGGGTCGTCGTCCGCGCGGTTCCCATCCTGGTCATCCTCATCTACATGTTCTACGTGTTCTCGGTGTCGAGCAGTCCGTTCATCGCGGCGACGTTCGCGCTTGGGCTCCGCTCGGGAGCGTACCAGTCCCAGATCTTCCGCGGGGCAATCCAGAGCGTCGGCGAGGGCCAGATGGAGGCCGCCCGCTCCGTCGGCATGAGCAAGCTGGAGGCCATCGTCTACGTCATCGTGCCGCAGGCGCTCCGGCGGTCGATCCCCGGCTTCCAGAACGAGTTCACCATCGTGCTGAAGGACACGAGCATCGCCATCATCCTCGGCGTCACCGAGCTGCTCGGGACGGCGGAGGACCTGTTCCTCCAGCAGAACCGGACCGGCACCGCGCTCGAGCTCATCCTCGCCATCAGCCTCGTCTACTTCGTGCTGACGGTGTCGACGAACCGCGGGCTGGAGTTCGCCGGCGACTACTTCGGCGTCCCGACGGGTGAGGGCGCATGA
- a CDS encoding amino acid ABC transporter ATP-binding protein, which produces MSDPLLRVEDLHKSYGDEKVLEGISFELEKGDVEVLSGPSGSGKSTLLRCVNRLTEPDSGTIYLDGERVSGPGTDVNKLRRQVGMVFQDFNLFLHLTAIENITLGLRRVKGLGKAEARERAMEHLERVGLANQAKSYPAELSGGQKQRVGIARALAMDPKLLLFDEPTSALDPELVGEVTGVMRELADEGMTMLVVTHEMGFAREAASRMMFLDQGHIVERGPPEQLFEHPEQARTAEFLQRITQLHGGESA; this is translated from the coding sequence ATGAGCGACCCGCTTCTCCGCGTCGAGGACCTGCACAAGAGCTACGGCGACGAGAAGGTCCTCGAGGGCATCAGCTTCGAGCTGGAGAAGGGGGACGTCGAGGTGCTGTCGGGCCCGAGCGGTTCGGGGAAGTCCACCCTGCTTCGCTGTGTGAACCGGCTCACCGAGCCCGATTCGGGGACCATCTACCTCGACGGCGAGCGCGTCAGCGGCCCCGGAACCGACGTGAACAAGCTCCGGCGGCAGGTCGGGATGGTGTTCCAGGACTTCAACCTGTTCCTGCACCTCACCGCGATCGAGAACATCACGCTCGGCCTGCGCCGGGTGAAGGGGCTGGGCAAGGCCGAGGCCCGCGAGCGGGCGATGGAGCACCTCGAACGCGTCGGCCTCGCCAACCAGGCCAAATCCTACCCCGCCGAGCTCTCGGGCGGCCAGAAGCAACGTGTCGGCATCGCCCGGGCGCTCGCGATGGACCCGAAGCTCCTGCTGTTCGACGAGCCGACGAGCGCGCTCGACCCCGAACTGGTCGGCGAGGTCACGGGCGTCATGCGCGAACTCGCAGACGAGGGCATGACGATGCTCGTGGTGACCCACGAGATGGGCTTCGCCCGCGAGGCAGCCTCGCGCATGATGTTCCTCGACCAGGGCCACATCGTCGAGCGCGGGCCGCCCGAGCAGCTGTTCGAGCACCCCGAGCAGGCACGCACCGCGGAGTTCCTGCAGCGCATCACGCAGCTCCACGGCGGTGAGAGCGCGTGA